Proteins from one Salinispora arenicola genomic window:
- a CDS encoding pentapeptide repeat-containing protein — protein sequence MLDQNEGVTLRDEDWYGEEIADRRFVDCHFERIDLTEAVTRGVAFTGCTFGNVSFNASRHVDTAFTRCVFRRCNFFAAEFTGCKLVGSTFDQCDLRPLTVVGGDWSFVALPAADLRGVRVVDVRMREADLTGVDLTGATVTGVDLSGAQLRHAKLSRADLRGSDLTNLDPTEVERAGAIVSAEQTVVIAQALGFQIG from the coding sequence ATGCTGGATCAGAATGAGGGGGTTACGCTCCGCGACGAGGATTGGTACGGCGAGGAGATCGCCGACCGGCGTTTCGTCGACTGCCACTTCGAGCGGATCGACCTCACCGAGGCGGTCACCCGGGGCGTGGCTTTCACCGGGTGCACGTTCGGCAACGTCAGCTTCAACGCCTCCCGGCACGTCGACACGGCCTTCACCCGATGCGTCTTCCGCCGCTGTAACTTCTTCGCCGCGGAGTTCACCGGCTGCAAGCTGGTCGGCAGCACCTTCGATCAATGTGACCTGCGACCGTTGACGGTCGTTGGTGGTGACTGGTCGTTCGTCGCGCTCCCGGCCGCGGACCTGCGCGGCGTGCGCGTCGTCGATGTCCGGATGCGTGAGGCTGATCTGACCGGGGTCGATCTGACCGGCGCGACGGTCACCGGGGTCGACCTGTCCGGGGCACAGCTGCGGCACGCGAAGCTGTCCCGCGCGGACCTGCGGGGCAGTGACCTGACCAACCTCGATCCGACCGAGGTCGAGCGGGCCGGGGCGATCGTCAGCGCCGAGCAGACGGTGGTGATTGCCCAGGCGCTCGGCTTTCAGATCGGCTGA
- a CDS encoding NAD(P)-dependent oxidoreductase, whose product MGNIVVFGAGGTAGSQITQEAVNRGHRVTAAVRRPEATSYLPTGVRVVTGDATSERSVRELAPEADVLVVAIGGGTRGLWLDAARTLVGALRGTPDPPRIIHLGGGATLLTAQGGRFLDEPDFPQEYRDAALGQADALDYYRSAADGVRWTYVSPPPLEFHPGARTGHYRTGADHPVTDREGRSVLSYQDMAVAIVDEIESPRHENTRFTAAY is encoded by the coding sequence GTGGGCAACATCGTCGTGTTCGGGGCAGGCGGGACCGCGGGTTCCCAGATCACCCAGGAGGCGGTCAACCGGGGGCACCGGGTCACCGCCGCAGTACGTCGGCCGGAGGCGACCTCGTACCTGCCGACCGGGGTACGGGTGGTGACCGGGGACGCGACCAGCGAGCGAAGCGTACGGGAGTTGGCCCCGGAGGCGGACGTGCTGGTGGTGGCGATCGGCGGAGGGACGCGCGGCTTGTGGCTCGACGCGGCTCGGACGCTGGTCGGCGCGCTGCGCGGGACACCTGACCCGCCCCGGATCATTCACCTGGGCGGCGGGGCGACGCTGCTCACCGCGCAGGGCGGCCGGTTCCTGGACGAGCCAGACTTTCCCCAGGAATACCGGGACGCGGCGCTGGGCCAAGCCGACGCCTTGGACTACTACCGATCCGCAGCCGACGGGGTGCGTTGGACGTACGTGTCACCACCACCACTGGAGTTCCATCCCGGCGCGCGGACCGGGCACTACCGCACCGGCGCCGACCACCCGGTCACCGACCGCGAGGGCCGGTCGGTCCTCAGCTACCAGGACATGGCGGTCGCGATCGTCGACGAGATCGAGAGTCCACGTCACGAGAACACCCGGTTCACCGCCGCCTACTGA
- a CDS encoding DUF6642 family protein, whose translation MARGGVFCVEGQWHRDLNERGSVLPTLELLARLGRIRFIHKDAATRDELFYFVDRWLLKQYADYRVGFFATHGEPSRLHLTDWESVALADVAELMAGRCEGRRLYFGSCSVLRANDAVLRAFLESTGAALICGFTREVDWVESAAFETVLLDVLANGQRHNAAELRMGSAHWAPLASYLGFRVIYANGRAWRPPVRPRVPVQPARPSRPPNTRPVAPGQ comes from the coding sequence GTGGCGCGTGGTGGTGTCTTCTGCGTCGAAGGTCAGTGGCACCGTGACCTCAACGAGCGTGGCTCGGTGTTACCCACCCTGGAGCTGCTGGCACGACTGGGCCGGATTCGGTTCATCCACAAGGATGCGGCGACCCGGGACGAGCTGTTCTACTTCGTTGACCGCTGGCTGCTCAAGCAGTATGCCGACTATCGGGTTGGCTTCTTCGCCACGCACGGGGAGCCCAGCCGACTGCACCTGACCGACTGGGAGTCGGTGGCCCTCGCCGACGTCGCCGAGCTGATGGCCGGTCGCTGCGAGGGACGGCGGCTCTATTTCGGCAGCTGTTCGGTGCTGCGTGCCAACGATGCCGTGCTGCGGGCCTTCCTGGAATCCACCGGCGCAGCCCTGATCTGTGGTTTCACCCGTGAGGTCGACTGGGTGGAGTCAGCCGCCTTCGAGACCGTGCTGCTGGACGTGCTCGCCAACGGGCAGCGGCACAACGCCGCCGAACTGCGGATGGGTTCGGCACACTGGGCGCCGCTGGCCTCGTATCTCGGCTTCCGGGTGATCTACGCCAACGGACGCGCCTGGCGCCCTCCGGTCCGCCCCCGGGTGCCCGTCCAGCCGGCCCGCCCCTCGCGTCCGCCGAACACCAGGCCAGTGGCACCGGGTCAGTAG
- a CDS encoding DHA2 family efflux MFS transporter permease subunit, which produces MRQQSVASPSGATSDKLDAAVLKVAGVVVLGAIMSILDVTVVSVALPTFQNEFDASYARVAWTMTGYTLALATVIPLSGWAANRFGTKRLYMVALALFTIGSGLCATADTIGQLIAYRVLQGLGGGMLMPIGMTIMTRAAGPHRIGRLMAVLGIPMLLGPIGGPILGGWLIDVASWHWIFLINLPIGLIALAYAQAALPKDTPEPSESFDFFGMLMLSPGLALFLYGVSTLPEAGTFTDPEVWVPMLLGAALVVSFVRYSFKPQHPLLDLRLFRNRRLAVASVAMFVFIVAFMGAGLLFPSYFLQVRGESTLHAGLLIAPQGIGAMVTMPIAGTLADRVSVGRTVPFALVLLAAGFLTFTQVGPDTSYLLICGSLFVMGLGMGGTMMPIMTSALRTLTGHEVARGSTLLNIIQQIGGSVGAAVMSVILTNELNGSRPIPGLTDPSGEPITEAGLAIAAQRQPELAQQISDPTLIERGLDFAAESFASTFWVAFVLVLLTFIPVAFLPRGRERPQSLDDQQGGQPGEPSTPVVVH; this is translated from the coding sequence GTGAGACAACAATCGGTCGCGTCCCCATCGGGCGCGACGTCGGACAAGCTCGACGCCGCGGTACTCAAGGTGGCCGGCGTCGTCGTGCTCGGCGCGATCATGTCGATTCTCGACGTGACGGTGGTCAGCGTCGCGCTGCCGACCTTCCAGAACGAGTTCGACGCGTCCTACGCCCGGGTGGCGTGGACGATGACCGGCTACACCCTCGCCCTGGCCACGGTGATCCCGCTGAGTGGGTGGGCCGCCAACCGGTTCGGCACCAAACGCCTCTACATGGTCGCCCTGGCCCTGTTCACCATCGGCTCTGGCCTGTGCGCCACCGCCGACACGATCGGTCAGCTGATCGCGTACCGGGTGCTGCAGGGACTCGGTGGCGGCATGCTGATGCCCATCGGTATGACGATCATGACGCGCGCGGCGGGGCCACACCGAATCGGCCGGCTGATGGCCGTCCTGGGCATCCCGATGCTGCTCGGCCCGATCGGCGGTCCGATCCTCGGCGGCTGGTTGATCGACGTGGCGAGCTGGCACTGGATCTTCCTGATCAACCTACCGATCGGGCTGATCGCACTGGCCTACGCGCAGGCGGCCCTACCGAAGGACACCCCTGAGCCATCCGAGTCGTTCGACTTCTTCGGCATGCTGATGCTCTCGCCGGGGCTGGCGTTGTTCCTCTACGGCGTCTCCACGTTGCCCGAGGCGGGCACGTTCACCGACCCCGAGGTGTGGGTGCCGATGCTGCTCGGCGCCGCGCTGGTGGTGTCGTTCGTCCGCTACTCCTTCAAGCCGCAGCACCCGCTACTCGACCTGCGGCTGTTCCGTAACCGCAGGCTGGCCGTCGCGTCCGTGGCGATGTTCGTGTTCATCGTCGCGTTCATGGGTGCCGGCCTGCTGTTCCCGAGCTACTTCCTGCAGGTTCGCGGCGAGTCGACCCTGCACGCCGGCCTGCTGATCGCGCCGCAGGGAATCGGCGCGATGGTGACCATGCCGATCGCCGGGACGCTGGCTGATCGGGTGTCGGTGGGCCGCACAGTGCCGTTCGCGCTGGTGCTGCTCGCCGCCGGGTTCCTCACCTTCACCCAGGTCGGCCCGGACACCTCGTACCTGTTGATCTGCGGTTCGCTGTTCGTCATGGGCCTGGGCATGGGCGGCACGATGATGCCGATCATGACGTCGGCACTGCGGACGCTGACCGGGCATGAAGTGGCCCGCGGGTCCACGCTGCTGAACATCATCCAGCAGATTGGTGGTTCGGTCGGCGCGGCCGTGATGTCGGTGATCCTCACCAACGAGCTGAACGGATCCCGGCCGATCCCTGGCCTCACCGACCCGAGCGGTGAGCCGATCACCGAGGCTGGCCTGGCGATCGCCGCCCAGCGGCAGCCGGAACTGGCCCAGCAGATTTCCGACCCGACGCTCATCGAGCGCGGGCTCGACTTCGCTGCCGAATCCTTCGCCTCCACGTTCTGGGTGGCGTTCGTGCTGGTGCTGCTCACCTTCATCCCGGTCGCGTTCCTGCCCCGGGGGCGGGAGCGGCCGCAGTCGCTGGACGACCAACAGGGTGGCCAGCCGGGTGAGCCGAGTACGCCGGTCGTCGTGCACTGA
- a CDS encoding GYD domain-containing protein, whose protein sequence is MARYLFVATYTAHGIAGLGREGGTVRAEVVRALIENAGGRVEALYFGFGKHDLFVSCEVPDSTITAALGIAARSTGAVKAHVITLLTPEEIDEAAALPVTYQAPGE, encoded by the coding sequence GTGGCGAGGTACCTGTTCGTGGCGACCTATACCGCCCACGGAATAGCGGGGTTGGGTAGGGAGGGTGGGACAGTGCGGGCCGAGGTCGTCCGGGCGCTGATCGAGAACGCGGGCGGGCGAGTGGAGGCGCTGTACTTCGGATTCGGTAAACACGACCTCTTCGTGTCCTGCGAGGTACCGGACAGCACGATCACCGCCGCGCTCGGCATCGCCGCCAGGTCCACGGGTGCGGTGAAGGCCCACGTCATCACGCTGCTCACCCCAGAGGAAATCGACGAAGCCGCTGCGCTACCGGTCACGTACCAGGCTCCTGGTGAGTGA
- a CDS encoding putative quinol monooxygenase gives MWEVRQVLIVAGSMYVDPEDRDSYLTGCLEVVTAARATPGCLDFTISGDLVEPGRINVYERWETEEQLLAFRGSGPTEEQQVAIRGAKVYRYVISAVETP, from the coding sequence GTGTGGGAGGTCCGGCAGGTGCTCATCGTCGCCGGAAGCATGTACGTCGACCCGGAGGACCGGGACAGTTACCTCACCGGGTGCCTCGAGGTGGTGACGGCAGCTCGGGCCACGCCCGGCTGTCTGGACTTCACGATCAGCGGGGACTTGGTCGAGCCGGGCCGGATCAACGTCTACGAGCGTTGGGAGACCGAGGAGCAGCTGTTGGCCTTCCGCGGCTCCGGTCCGACCGAGGAGCAGCAGGTGGCGATCCGGGGCGCGAAGGTGTACCGATACGTGATCTCGGCCGTCGAGACCCCCTGA
- a CDS encoding MerR family transcriptional regulator — MGYSVGQVAKAAGVTVRTLHHYDEIGLLSPHGRSSAGYRRYHDLDLERLQLIRYYRELGFPLDEIATILDDPASDPAEHLRRQHELLTGRIGKLQDMVAAIELAMEARKMNISLTPEERFEVFGDADPDAYAEEAERRWGGTGAYQASARRAASYSKDDWLRHKAANEDWGRRFTEVMASGAAPDSPAAMDLAEEHRQLISQWFYDCSYEVHTGLADMYLADPRFTEYYERIRPGMATYLSAAIHANAVSRA; from the coding sequence ATGGGCTACTCGGTGGGGCAGGTGGCGAAGGCGGCCGGCGTGACAGTGCGGACGCTGCACCACTATGACGAGATCGGCCTGCTGTCGCCACACGGTCGCAGTAGTGCGGGCTACCGCCGCTACCACGACCTGGACCTGGAGCGGCTGCAGTTGATCCGCTACTACCGGGAGCTGGGGTTCCCGTTGGACGAGATCGCCACGATTCTGGATGACCCGGCGAGCGACCCGGCGGAGCACCTGCGTCGGCAGCACGAGCTGCTGACCGGGCGGATCGGGAAGCTCCAGGACATGGTCGCGGCGATCGAACTCGCGATGGAGGCACGGAAGATGAACATCTCGTTGACGCCGGAGGAGCGGTTCGAGGTCTTCGGCGATGCCGATCCGGACGCGTACGCCGAGGAGGCGGAGCGGCGGTGGGGCGGCACCGGGGCGTACCAGGCGTCTGCCCGGCGCGCCGCCAGCTACTCGAAGGACGACTGGCTGCGTCACAAGGCCGCGAACGAGGACTGGGGCCGCCGTTTCACCGAGGTGATGGCGTCCGGGGCGGCGCCGGACAGCCCGGCGGCCATGGATCTGGCCGAGGAGCACCGGCAGCTGATCAGCCAGTGGTTCTACGACTGCTCGTATGAGGTCCACACCGGCCTGGCTGACATGTACCTCGCGGACCCACGGTTCACCGAGTACTACGAGCGGATCCGGCCAGGGATGGCCACCTACCTCAGCGCGGCCATCCACGCCAATGCGGTCAGCCGGGCTTGA
- a CDS encoding MFS transporter, translating to MGIRPAVMLVAVLASTFALPLSLTGASVALPEIGRDLDADLAGVQWVVNGYNATFASCMLAAGALADLFGRRRLYATGVAVFAGAGLLAAGTDDILLLNLLRALAGVGAAAAATSAGALLAATFRGGAQARAFSVFGMAIGAGLAFGPSIAGVLIDVLGWRAVFAVPALAGVAVLLLVPWLPESRQPYAGRIDWGGTVTFTAALLLLIFGFVQGPEYGWDDPRIVAAFAATVAFFVAFVRVERSHPEPMFDLTLLANPRFVGICLAAATTVAVLVPLLVYLPSYLTTVIGLTPSAAGATLILLTAPTVVLPLIAGALTRWVSASTVIVVAVVAVALGAAWATVIAPTSGLADLAGPLLAIGLGIGLSIGLLDALAIGSVPPHRAATGAAVINTARLAGETVAIAVVGAVLASTTAGRLADPGFTSGLRTVLWAMAGAAALSALTVAVLVRRSSRRSVTVAG from the coding sequence GTGGGAATACGTCCAGCCGTCATGCTGGTCGCCGTGCTGGCGTCGACCTTCGCGCTGCCGCTTTCGCTGACCGGGGCCTCGGTGGCGTTGCCCGAGATCGGGCGGGATCTCGATGCGGACCTGGCCGGGGTGCAGTGGGTGGTCAACGGGTACAACGCCACCTTCGCCAGCTGCATGCTCGCCGCGGGTGCCCTGGCCGACCTGTTCGGCCGGCGACGGCTCTATGCCACCGGAGTCGCGGTTTTCGCCGGGGCGGGGTTGCTCGCCGCCGGCACCGACGACATCCTGCTGCTGAACCTGCTGCGTGCACTCGCCGGTGTCGGTGCGGCAGCCGCCGCGACCAGCGCGGGGGCGCTGCTGGCGGCTACGTTCAGGGGCGGTGCCCAGGCGCGTGCGTTCAGTGTCTTCGGTATGGCCATCGGTGCTGGCCTGGCTTTTGGTCCGTCGATCGCCGGAGTGTTGATCGACGTTCTGGGGTGGCGGGCGGTGTTCGCCGTGCCCGCGTTGGCGGGGGTGGCGGTGCTGCTGCTGGTCCCGTGGCTACCGGAGTCGCGTCAGCCGTACGCCGGCCGAATCGACTGGGGTGGAACCGTCACGTTCACGGCCGCACTGCTGCTGTTGATCTTCGGCTTCGTGCAGGGGCCGGAGTACGGCTGGGACGACCCGAGGATCGTTGCCGCATTCGCGGCGACGGTGGCGTTCTTTGTCGCCTTCGTCCGGGTGGAGCGGTCCCACCCCGAGCCGATGTTCGACCTGACCCTGTTGGCCAACCCCCGCTTCGTCGGCATCTGCCTGGCGGCGGCCACCACCGTCGCCGTCCTGGTGCCGCTGTTGGTGTACCTGCCGTCCTACCTCACGACGGTGATCGGCCTGACGCCCAGCGCCGCCGGGGCGACCTTGATCCTGCTGACCGCGCCGACGGTGGTGCTGCCGCTGATCGCCGGGGCACTGACCCGCTGGGTGTCAGCGTCGACAGTGATTGTCGTCGCCGTCGTCGCGGTCGCGTTGGGTGCAGCCTGGGCGACGGTGATCGCCCCGACCAGCGGCCTGGCCGACCTGGCCGGCCCGCTGCTGGCCATTGGCCTCGGTATCGGCCTGTCCATCGGGCTGCTCGACGCGCTCGCCATCGGCAGCGTTCCCCCGCACCGGGCCGCCACCGGCGCCGCAGTGATCAACACTGCTCGGTTGGCGGGTGAGACCGTCGCCATCGCGGTCGTCGGCGCGGTGCTGGCGAGCACCACCGCGGGCCGGCTCGCTGATCCCGGCTTCACCAGCGGTCTGCGTACCGTGCTCTGGGCCATGGCCGGTGCGGCGGCGCTCTCCGCGTTGACCGTCGCGGTGCTGGTCCGTCGGAGTTCGCGCCGTTCGGTGACCGTCGCCGGGTGA
- a CDS encoding class I SAM-dependent methyltransferase, translating to MSLIDRHQGAASVPATSPVSRGRGLTLADVIRTLTTGPLPVRITGFDGSAVGPADAGITLAIRSPRGLSYLLTAPGDLGMARAYVSGDLGLTGVHPGDPYEALRVLKDELRLRVPPVAEAVALVRGLGWERLLPPAPPPQEALPRWKRVLGGLRHSRFRDSSAISHHYDVSNAFYEKVLGESMTYTCAVFRSPQDTLEVAQAAKYDLVAQKLAVKAGMRLLDVGCGWGGMVRHVAREYGVQALGVTLSRSQAQWAQAAIEREGLTGLAEVRYLDYRDAPREQFDVVSSIGLTEHIGVRNYPAYFGALRDRLRPDGRLLNHCITRVDNRAPHRSGAFIDRYVFPDGELAGPGRVLSEIHDAGLEVQHEENLRRHYALTLAAWCRNLVANWDFCVAEVGAGTARVWGLYMAGSRMAFERNGIQLHQVLATRTSAEGVTSYPLRPDWLP from the coding sequence ATGAGTCTCATCGATCGACACCAGGGGGCGGCGAGCGTCCCCGCGACCTCGCCGGTGTCCCGGGGTCGGGGCCTGACTCTGGCTGATGTCATCCGGACGCTGACCACCGGGCCCCTGCCGGTACGGATCACCGGGTTCGACGGCAGCGCCGTCGGCCCGGCCGACGCCGGCATCACCCTCGCCATCAGGTCTCCGCGGGGCCTGTCGTACCTGCTGACCGCGCCAGGTGACCTGGGGATGGCCCGCGCGTACGTCAGCGGCGACCTTGGGCTGACGGGAGTGCACCCCGGGGATCCGTACGAGGCGTTGCGGGTGCTCAAGGACGAGTTACGGTTGCGTGTTCCGCCGGTGGCCGAGGCCGTGGCCCTGGTGCGGGGCCTGGGCTGGGAGCGGTTGCTGCCGCCAGCGCCTCCGCCCCAGGAGGCGCTGCCCCGGTGGAAGCGGGTGTTGGGCGGTCTGCGTCATTCCCGCTTCCGGGACAGCAGCGCGATCTCACACCACTATGACGTGTCGAATGCGTTCTACGAGAAGGTGCTCGGGGAGTCGATGACGTACACCTGCGCGGTGTTCCGCTCGCCGCAGGACACGTTGGAGGTGGCGCAGGCGGCCAAGTACGACCTGGTGGCGCAGAAGCTCGCGGTCAAGGCGGGGATGCGGCTGCTGGATGTGGGCTGCGGCTGGGGCGGCATGGTCCGGCACGTCGCCCGAGAGTACGGCGTCCAGGCGCTCGGGGTGACCCTGTCCAGGTCGCAGGCCCAGTGGGCGCAGGCCGCGATCGAGCGGGAAGGGCTGACCGGGTTGGCCGAGGTGCGGTACCTCGACTATCGGGACGCCCCGCGCGAGCAGTTCGACGTGGTGTCCTCGATCGGGTTGACCGAGCATATCGGGGTACGTAACTATCCGGCGTACTTCGGTGCGCTGCGGGATCGACTGCGGCCCGACGGCCGGCTGCTCAACCACTGCATCACCCGGGTGGACAACCGGGCGCCGCACCGATCCGGCGCGTTCATCGACCGGTACGTCTTCCCGGACGGCGAGTTGGCTGGGCCGGGCAGGGTGCTCTCCGAGATCCACGACGCGGGCCTGGAGGTGCAGCACGAGGAGAACCTGCGCCGCCACTATGCCCTGACCCTCGCAGCCTGGTGCCGCAACCTCGTCGCGAACTGGGACTTCTGCGTCGCCGAGGTGGGCGCGGGAACTGCCCGGGTCTGGGGCCTGTACATGGCTGGATCACGGATGGCGTTCGAGCGGAACGGAATCCAGCTACATCAGGTGCTCGCGACGCGGACCAGCGCCGAGGGTGTGACCAGCTACCCGCTACGGCCGGACTGGCTGCCCTGA
- a CDS encoding FAD-binding oxidoreductase, with the protein MYAVRDHDQAVTQLRRSYAAVRPGQPVRLAKRTSNLFRPRAEPRAPGLDVSGLGGVLRVDPVARTADVQGMCTYEDLVDATLAHGLMPLVVPQLRTITIGGAVTGLGIESTSFRNGLPHESVTELDVLTGAGEIVTVRPEGEHADMFAAFPNSLGSLGYATRLRIELQPIGRRVVLRNVRFSRLEDLADAIREVSATRSWAGTTVDAMDGVMFTPTEAYLVLATFTDDAGPVSDYTGQEIYYRSLRQRTQDALTGHDYLWRWDTDWFWCSAAFGAQHPVVRRIWPARWRRSDVYHRLVRLEHRHRVAARIDRWRGQPARERVVQDVEIPLDRAADFLRWFASSVQMTPVWLCPLRLREPAGPGSARSWPLYPLWPGQDYVNIGFWGSVPITAGAVDGDVNRAIEHRVSELGGHKSLYSDAYYDREVFDRLYGGDTWRAVKDRYDPAHRLTGLYEKAVARA; encoded by the coding sequence ATGTATGCCGTGCGTGATCATGATCAGGCGGTGACCCAGCTCCGGCGGTCGTACGCGGCGGTGCGGCCGGGGCAGCCGGTCCGGCTCGCCAAGCGCACATCCAACCTGTTCCGCCCGCGTGCGGAACCACGCGCCCCCGGCTTGGACGTGAGCGGCCTCGGCGGTGTTCTGCGCGTCGACCCGGTCGCCCGTACCGCCGACGTGCAGGGCATGTGCACGTACGAGGATCTGGTCGACGCGACCCTGGCACATGGGCTGATGCCCCTGGTGGTGCCGCAACTGCGCACCATCACCATTGGCGGTGCGGTGACCGGCCTGGGCATCGAGTCCACGTCGTTCCGTAACGGGCTGCCGCACGAGTCGGTGACCGAGCTGGACGTGCTCACCGGGGCGGGGGAGATCGTCACCGTCCGGCCGGAGGGGGAGCACGCCGACATGTTCGCCGCGTTTCCCAACTCGTTGGGAAGTCTCGGCTACGCGACCCGGTTGCGGATCGAGTTGCAGCCGATCGGTCGGCGGGTCGTCCTGCGCAATGTGCGGTTCAGCCGGCTGGAGGACCTTGCCGACGCGATCCGTGAGGTCAGCGCCACCCGCTCGTGGGCGGGCACGACGGTGGACGCGATGGACGGGGTGATGTTCACCCCTACCGAGGCGTATCTGGTGCTCGCCACGTTCACTGACGACGCCGGGCCGGTCAGCGACTACACCGGGCAGGAGATCTACTACCGGTCGCTGCGCCAACGCACCCAGGACGCGCTGACCGGGCACGACTACCTGTGGCGTTGGGACACCGACTGGTTCTGGTGCTCCGCGGCGTTCGGGGCGCAGCATCCGGTGGTACGCCGGATCTGGCCGGCGCGTTGGCGGCGTAGCGACGTCTACCACCGTCTGGTCCGGCTGGAGCACCGGCATCGGGTGGCCGCGCGGATCGACCGGTGGCGGGGCCAGCCGGCGCGGGAACGGGTGGTGCAGGATGTGGAGATCCCGCTGGACCGCGCCGCCGACTTCCTGCGCTGGTTCGCCTCGTCCGTGCAGATGACCCCGGTCTGGCTCTGCCCGTTGCGGCTGCGGGAACCGGCGGGCCCGGGGTCGGCTCGGTCGTGGCCGCTGTACCCGCTGTGGCCAGGGCAGGACTACGTGAACATCGGTTTCTGGGGAAGCGTGCCGATTACTGCGGGCGCCGTCGACGGCGACGTGAATCGCGCGATCGAACACAGGGTGTCGGAGCTCGGCGGGCACAAGTCGCTCTACTCCGACGCGTACTACGACCGGGAGGTGTTCGACCGGCTCTACGGCGGTGACACCTGGCGGGCGGTCAAGGACCGCTACGACCCGGCCCACCGGCTCACCGGACTGTACGAGAAGGCGGTAGCACGAGCATGA
- a CDS encoding DUF427 domain-containing protein translates to MPKAMWNDLVVAESDDIVLVEGNRYFPRSALREDLIRESDTRTVCPWKGTACYHSLEHDGRISTDAVWYYPTPAPEAEMVRDRIAFSDDVQIID, encoded by the coding sequence ATGCCGAAGGCCATGTGGAACGACCTGGTGGTCGCCGAGAGCGACGACATCGTGCTGGTCGAGGGGAATCGCTACTTCCCGCGCTCGGCGCTGCGCGAGGACCTGATCCGGGAGTCCGACACGCGGACGGTCTGCCCGTGGAAGGGCACCGCCTGCTACCACTCGCTCGAACACGACGGGCGGATCAGCACGGACGCGGTCTGGTACTACCCGACTCCCGCCCCGGAGGCGGAAATGGTGCGCGACCGGATCGCGTTCTCGGACGACGTCCAGATCATCGACTGA
- a CDS encoding RICIN domain-containing protein encodes MPTSAERPDPAGTVYRHDVARSRLPRDPLMWAAVLIGAAGLLVGAFFVLSPGGGGPGGSGSTAVPAAATQPTAAPTPSAEQPAAPTIPATTPPTTAPTTVPPPQPTGPTVFRQVASGRCLGIDGDGEKAAAKLVDCTDDPRQRWLADSIGPGLVTLVNQASNMCLDVEGHSADDGAKLQQYPCHGEANQQWRLVPTAGGSVLLAALNSGRCAHPDAGKHDAGTDIRQITCVDAPDQQWLLG; translated from the coding sequence ATGCCCACCTCCGCTGAACGCCCCGATCCGGCCGGCACCGTCTACCGCCACGATGTTGCCCGTTCCCGGCTCCCCCGCGATCCGCTGATGTGGGCGGCGGTCCTTATCGGCGCGGCCGGCCTCCTGGTCGGGGCTTTCTTCGTCCTCAGTCCCGGAGGCGGTGGTCCTGGGGGCAGCGGCAGCACAGCGGTCCCGGCGGCCGCGACCCAGCCGACTGCCGCACCGACCCCGTCGGCGGAGCAACCCGCCGCCCCGACCATCCCGGCGACCACGCCCCCGACCACCGCCCCGACCACGGTGCCGCCGCCCCAGCCCACCGGCCCCACGGTCTTCCGCCAGGTGGCGTCTGGCCGCTGCCTGGGCATCGACGGGGACGGCGAGAAGGCGGCCGCGAAACTCGTCGACTGCACCGACGATCCCCGGCAGCGATGGCTCGCCGACTCCATCGGCCCAGGCCTCGTGACACTGGTCAACCAGGCCTCGAACATGTGCCTCGACGTGGAAGGGCACAGCGCCGACGACGGGGCGAAACTACAGCAGTACCCCTGCCACGGCGAGGCCAACCAGCAGTGGCGGCTGGTGCCCACCGCCGGCGGGTCGGTGCTGCTCGCGGCCCTGAACAGCGGCAGGTGCGCACACCCGGACGCGGGTAAGCACGACGCCGGCACCGACATCCGGCAGATCACCTGTGTTGATGCCCCCGACCAGCAGTGGCTGCTCGGCTGA